From the genome of Solanum pennellii chromosome 6, SPENNV200:
ATATGCTTGTATAGCAGAAACTGCAATTTGACAATCATAAATAACTACGTCTCGCTATATGAATCATCACTGACCGTGTTACTCCATCTAAACTCCGATGCTGATTAATCCAATCATACCTTCACTAATTCCAAAATTAAACCTCTTCCCCTTTTATTCCATCTTAGCATTTCATATCCAAAACTAGACACACATTGTTTGTTTTTTAGCACAAAACCTATAGAATTTCGCCTAGATCGAAAATTACACAACTCGcaacatcaaaaaaaaaaacccgacAGAAGTCAATTGTTAGATTATTACTGAGAGATTAAATTCTACAAAGCATCCAAATACATTTAACAAAGCTTTAAAACAGCTCATAAACCATCAATTGTTAGATTATTACCTTAAATATTACGGGAATACAATCTTTTCCCCATTAACATCAACTTACCCACTAAATTACACATAATTAATGAGACGCAAACAATGTACGattaattaacaaaacaaattaTAGCTGTTAATGCTAAtgtaagttaaaaataaaaaaaattcaaactgaGGATCCAATCAACGAACACAACATACAAAAAATTGAACTAAATCGGCAAGGGAGAGGAATTACCAGGGACTTAAAACTAAGCAAAAGATGCAAGAAAATTCTCCAAAGAAACTGAATCCGAATGAAGAATATAATAATTGCTGAGAAGATGAACAAAACGACGCCGTAAGGTCACTGATCTATTAGGAGTTGTTTGGTTCAGAAACAAACAGCTATAGGGAGATCAACGAATAATGTTGAAgttctttttcttaatatataatatGGAAAAGGGCAACATAGATGCCTCTGTGTATAGTTTTGCTAAAAAATGTCTCTTATCGTCAATATTTTACTTCAAAAATGCTTTTAAATTATacgaaagaaataaaaataccaatCAATTTGTAGTTTGGtccaaaaatgtcattattattatttaatgggTCAAAAtgcttatttttcaaataaatattatttttttaatacaatcTTTTTATAATAATGTTTATCAAATGTTTATCCTACTttaattcagaaaaaaataaaacataaaaatatttcttattttattatcattattttttatcgttatataaatttaaatcaatGATGGATATATTACAATCTtatatatgacatatattatATGTCGAAAGGGTACATGAAGTTATTCAAttataattgataaaatgagattaagaaggaaaaaaatattttttacgttTTTATCTGATAAAGTGattttaaagaaagaaaacaaatatagtgttctttaataatattttaattaggaagaagatgtttttgaaaagaaaaaatatatatttattcaaaaaggacatttttgaTCTATTTTGTACTTTTACGGGCATTTCTGGGTCAAATTATTGACAGTAAAgacatttttaaaacaaacaacaaacggaagacatttttttcctttcacatAGTTTAATGGCAACCTTACACTATAAAGATTATCCTTTTATAGTGCAAACTTTAGGAATGATTTATGGAGTTttgaaaattcaataaatatttgaaaattatagtacttattttttaataaaaacttgAAAAGATCTAAACCTCATAAAATTGGTTAGGagttttaaacttatttttttattttaaactaagaAGATTCATTTATAATGTcgagaattattatttttatttttcataattatggTATATACGATCacctcaattaattttatagaatatcataaaaaatatgatacaaGTTCGAAACACATATTACTCAAAATCAGGAGCATACACTAAAATCCCTTTAAAGAATTATTCATTTTTCTCAAGCTTTTTAATCATCCTTTAGAAAGTGACAACAAACGACTTCTATTAATATAAGGAAGCTAATATGGTGTGCATTTTGATTCATTATttgtacttttctttttaaaagttcgagtttgaatttcaaaaaatttaaaaatgtattaccaATAAGTGCTGTCCTTCTAATGGGTAAAAAGTGCCACAAATTGAATTCATTAAACCAATCATTTACATTATATTTAAATCATTGTTAtacattgtattgtattgttattatACCTACactttttgttttgattgttacttaaaatgtattatattgtattgttgaatttcgttgttacgtaacaataAAAACCCTTGTTTTAAGGAATAACAAATTTGGTGTGTTTCCAttattacttaatttcttttctcaattatatctttacataatatttcaaaatactattttactgaataaaaacaaataatacaatCTAGCCAAACATTATATCTACCATACAATagaatacaatacaatacaatacatgaaacaatgggtaacaatgatccaaacaaagtgttaaAGTTCTCAAGGCAAATAATCATGCACcaatcatttaaaatattactgAATATCTTTAGCTAATTCGataaattcttcaaaaaaatttttggagatctttatgattcaattctttttcttttcaaatcattatataatAAAAGCTTAATAAACCTCAACGGATCTTTAGCTATTATAAGtaacatcaataaaattttggAGGCAGAAAGAGAATCCATACacaattaacaattaaaaaaataaaataatagcaGTAACAATTTATTTACATGTCACAGCCTatgacaataaaaaaataaaaataaaaattattctttccttgtctattttaataaataaaaatagtgagaaaaaaaagacgaaataattaaaataaaaataaaactaactCAATGCAGCAAAACCACCTCCTCTCATCATCTGCTTAAACTCAGCATAATTAACCATTCCATCTCCATCAATGTCCACTTTGTTAATCATTTGTTTACAATCCTCTACTGTTCGTCCCTGTTTTAGCCCTAACGATGCGAGAACAGATTTCAATTCCTCAACACAAATGAATCCGTCGCCGTTTTGATCGAACACATTGAATGCCTCACgcatatcttcttcttcatcgcGTTCATCCATGATGGTCTGGTAAAGCGAACCGAACTCATCTATGTCAACGCAACCGTCTCCATTCACATCGATTTTCTCGATCATCTGGATTAATTCCGGATCTGGTATGAATATCCCCATATTCTCTAACGAACTGTTTAATTCATTCTTCGTTATCCGTCCGTCGCCGTTCCGATCGAAGATTTGGAAGATACGTCGGAGTTCGTCTGAGTCCATTCTCTTCTGATGCGATTCAACGGCGTCGGAAACGGAAACCGGCGACTGTTGTGGCGGCGCCGGTGACCGCGAATGGATGTGTTTTTGTTGGAACCAAGATGGAGGAAGGAAGGAGATGAGTTTTTTTGGGAGTAAGGAGAGGAGGATTGGGTTGAAGAGATTGAAAATGCAACGAGTTTTGAATAAAATGGCTGGGAATTGCATTTGGTTTTTAGATTGTAAACTATTAAGGGGTGGTTGTAGTTTCTTTTGTTGAGAAAAAATAGGAGACAAATTAGGAGTAGCTTTTGGGGGAATATATAAAGTGCAAGTTTGGAAAATACCAAACAATTTATTAAGAAAGGAGTGGATGTCGCGTATTAGGATATAAGATAAATATAGGCATAGATTGTATCATTCTCAAATTCTCACTTAATAAAAATTCACTATAAAATTAAGTTTTTCAtccgtttcacaaagaatgatctagtttgacttgatacgaaatttaagaaaatgaaaatgagtTTTGAATCTTATGgtcataaattaaagttatgtcaaatgtataaaattatcttttaatcttgtggccttaaacatgtcaaatgaaaaaaatataattaaaatatcacaaaaaaatcattcttttttaaacagacaaAAGAAAAGGtgatataaatacaaaatttgagTCAAAGCTATTAAAATGATGATTTCACTCATGCGTATGCGCATTAGACTATATAATCGGGCAATATATGGAAATTTTACTCTTATCAAATCGTTTATAATTGCTATAATAGGTTATTTACCATGTATTGTTGGTCATCGATCCATGAGGTTTAATTTTATCCTGACCTACAAAATAATTCGATTTTCATAACTCTAATTAATTCTCAACTGACttgattgtataaatttgttttgcatCATCATTGTACATTATTAGTTAATCCTCTCGCCATAACTTCCACCACTTGATTAGCTTACTGACTTGTACTATAAAGATGCGTAATCTTTGCACTACTAAGATTAGACAaaacattaattattattttttgtattaagaGTAAGCTGAGTTTAATATTTCATTAggagaattttctttttataatacgAGAGGATATTAGAGCTGTCATAAATTAATTAGATCTGTCAATTGCGCGTTCGATTATAGTTGCGGATACGGAGtggttatttattttattacaaaaaattataattataataagagGTGGGATTCTCAAAAAAACGCGTTTTAAATTATTGATTGATTTCGTTTAcctaaagtttttattttattttatttaatgctATCCAACTGGGAACTTATTAATAATGAAACGTAATATAGTACTTTGGTAttccatattaattaaatttgtgagATGAtacacatattaaaaaaatatatatatttaaggaCATGATTAATATTGTAAATAgtgtaatttaacttttaaaagatataaaactTTAGCGAAGGAAAAGGCAAatatgaacaaaaataaaatatttatcttaaaCTTTGGATagttcaattattttgaacagtaaaaaaagcataaaaatttAGTTAATATGAAATAGAGAAAGTAtctgttaaataaatttgagatgtcaaaaatttaattaaaaagttcattcatacttcatgTTTACGTCAAAACTTAATCACCCAACATTATTATATCCGCATTGAAAGCCTTAATAAGAAATGAATCTTATTAATTGAGCTTTTTCACTCGTAGATGGACTAATCTTGTTGAGcaatataatttgatttataacTTAAAAGTCTAACTAAAGTTGTAATTTGTGAATATAATATACTCATcatagtatttattattttatttactattcctAAACTTGAAttataagaatatatttttgtgtGTAAGCTACATTTTCGTTATTCAATTTTCttctgaaaataaaaaaaaagaaaagaaaaagaacaaaaaaaggtCGTTGGTGTTGAATTTTAGTGGAATAAGTTTACTAATCCAAGACTTAACAAACGTTATGGTTTTGCGTGCTATTTACTCCCGTTgtcccattttatatgtcacattttgaaatttttagagtcaaataaATCTATCTTTGATCGTAAATTTTTTCAAAGATCTTTTAAACATTGTGAGTTATATTAGTTATTATGACtcatagtactttttacgtagtttcaaatatataaatttcatttcaaaataattaaagatttaaTGCGCAAATTTTTgatcaaacttaaattgtttgactctcaaaatataatatgtgttatataaattgagacaacgAAAGtactaaatatttatattaaaaaaaagtgattgaattacttgtttgtttttttcattttacgTGTGATACTTGTTTGGATCTCTTACTAATTCAATTTTACTATGTATAAGATCTATTAAacgaattttttcttttaatttcaaaatctgAATTCAAGATCTTTAATTAAAGATGGAAAATCCGAatcctataaaaaaaaatgaacatagcTAACGGATCTCAAAATAGAAGTCCAAAAAAGAGGTCCCTACTTAAATGAATCTAAGCTAAACAAACCGACACTCCAGCTTGTGAGGGCAGTTTGTGTTTTTTCAttactattaattcaaatttatttgggataatgcacaagtattcCTTTAAATTATGTTCGTAATCTCAgagacatatttatattttgctaaggttctattactctttgaacttattttattaataattttctactcttttttggcttacgtggcactatctcGTGGGTCTATGTTGggtccacaagatagtgccacgtaggccaaaaaagggaagaaaattacttataaaataagttcaggaggatAATAgtaccttagtatagtataagtgtgtctctgagatttcgaacGTAGGTtgaggagctacttgtgcattttcctatttatatttaataacttTTGATTTTGAGAATAAAATGTTCCTTAGAGATAATTTTACCCTAAAACTCAAAGTTGGAGACTTCAATGGTCAATTAAAACTACTTAGCAGACAACTTATACATCTTtcgtttattttaaatatataaataaataagaatataataaataacattGATTTAATATAAACTTTCGAAATAATACTTTTTATCCTTTCAATTATATTACAACAGAAAGTAATCGGACCACAAACTTTATAAAAATGAACGTTGTTAACGGATCTAAATACAAAGTCAAATAATTTACGTTGGGGAATGAAATTGGGCGAAGGGCCAAAACGCGTCATAATTAGGTACACCTAAGCGGCCAGCAactatattgataaaaaaaaaaatcattttaatttatattaaatcgataaaaataattatttttcaaaagctaGCCAAAAATATAATGTACGTGCTATGCTCTCGCTCTTTTAATATTCACACTCGTGTGACCACAATATTAATTGTGTCACGCATGAATCTCTTTTGAACTTTTATTTAAAGCACTACATACATTTTTAGCatttattataatcaaatcaaattaatatagatATAGTATTTTGATCGTTTAGATTTGTTTgacttgaaataaaatttaagaattttgaATATTGTAGTTGTAAATTAAAGATAGTGCAAAACTTACAGCCTAAAACATATCATTCTAAAAGtttgaaagtaaaaaattatcaaatagtAGGAAAGAagattctctttttttttttaaaagaaaaaagacattTTTGACTCAATAAAGTAAAAATTGGAGCAGGAAAAAAACTTATCCACATCGGGTGTTTACAATAAATTAATGCAACTTCTATTATTACGTGATTTAATGAAGTAACACATATGTTAATTAATGATGGttaagtaaaatgaactataaatttaaaaacatgaCATGCATGTATTGACTTGATGTATACACCCGGTGTGTGGATAAGTTTTACCCATTGGAGCATATTTGAATCGAACTATTAACGGTAAggactttttatttttaccaaaatattGACACAAAACGTTTTTATTCAACTTCGCATAGTTTAACCGTTATTTATACGACCGCCACACTACACCCCCACCCCCTCCCCCAACAAAATGTTGATGGCAAAATGACAATAGTtgtcattcatttcattttagtGAAGTTAATATACAAGGAAAATTTCAAATAGTTTGCCACTAATGACTTGTGAACTTCTTGGAGAAAAGGCAAGAAACCAAAACTTATGAAATGAAAAACAGAAACACTAGCTCTGGGGAACTAGTTTCTTTTCAAGAATCATATCATCTGTAGAGAAATCAGCTGCTTTCCTGAATGTTCCTCGTCCGAAATCTAGGTTGTAAGAGTCTGTAAGACCTTCCACCAGATCAAAATCCGGTTTCCATCCTAGCAGAGCCTTTGACTTCTCGATGGATGTAAAGAAATGCTGTAGAAATTCGATGTTAAGACCAACGAGAAGACATAGATAGACTAGTGTTGGACAAGAGAATCCGATATTAAACAGACAGCTAACAACTTCAACAGAGGAAATAAACCATATTTCTTGTAGTATTTCGTTTGGACTACGATTGATTGTACAAAAATGTGTGTTTTAGTGAGCATACTGATGTGTGTTTTAGGAAGGGACTAGGATAAGAGGCGGTGAACATGTTGTGAATCTTTACTGATGATTCATTTAGTTTGATCATATCATTTGATTCTGATAAAGAATGTCTCAAATTTCAATATGAATGGTAAACAACTGAAATCAACACACTAATATTTACCTGGTCACGGAATGGGAATGCTTTCTTCTTGCCAAAATCGAACTCCTTAGGGTTGTAATGAACAAGCTCGGGTTCAGGGAAACCACCAGCCTGGATCAGGAATATTGAGAGTCAATTGTATATCATTCAAAGCTTTTACAAGCAATATAAGCTAACattgaccaaaaaaaattaccttGGCGCAAGCCTTAGCTAATCCATCAAATGTGACATATTTCTCTCCGGATATGTTAAATACTTGCTTGCTTGCTTTCTCATTTCCAAGAACCTGAACAAAAGCCTTTGCAAGATCCTGCCAATATCAACCGAAAGCAAAAATATTATCACATAGACACGA
Proteins encoded in this window:
- the LOC107021713 gene encoding LOW QUALITY PROTEIN: calmodulin-like protein 3 (The sequence of the model RefSeq protein was modified relative to this genomic sequence to represent the inferred CDS: deleted 1 base in 1 codon); this encodes MIQSMPIFILYPNTRHPLLLNKLFGIFQTCTLYIPPKATPNLSPIFSQQKKLQPPLNSLQSKNQMQFPAILFKTRCIFNLFNPILLSLLPKKLISFLPPSWFQQKHIHSRSPAPPQQSPVSVSDAVESHQKRMDSDELRRIFQIFDRNGDGRITKNELNSSLENMGIFIPDPELIQMIEKIDVNGDGCVDIDEFGSLYQTIMDERDEEEDMREAFNVFDQNGDGFICVEELKSVLASLGLKQGRTVEDCKQMINKVDIDGDGMVNYAEFKQMMRGGGFAALS